The window GCGCGGCGTGGCGGTTCAGAGCGAGCAAGGAGAATGGCACGTCACGCCAACCGGTTCGCAAAGCTCCGGCGTGCTGAGTTCCATGAGCGAAGCCAATTGTTTCATCGTGCTCGATCACGATGAGGGCGAGATCGCCCAAGGGCAACAAGTGGCTATCATGCCGTTCGACGGCCTCATCTGACGCTTCGGCGCCCCGCGCCTACTCTGGCGACTAGTTGCAGCTTCACCCATTACCACTACGACTCACGGGTTTGACTTACATGAAAAAACAGATCTCGTTCATCGCACCGGGACAGACGGCCAAAGCACTGATCCTCGTGTATTTGACGTTCTCGGTGCCGCTCGTGCTGCTCGGCGTGCTGGTCGCGTTCTTCCGTTACGGCTCGGTGGAATTGAGCACCGTGTTCAGCGCGCTGCTGCTGAACGCGATTCTCGGCTTCATCCTGCTGTGGATCGCGTGCCACGCGTACAACTGGGTGGCGTCACGCTTCGGCGGTATTGAAATCCAGTTGAGCGACGCGCCGGAAGAAGCCTGATGCCGGCAGCGATCCGCGCCGCCACGCCCGCGGACACCAGCGCGATCTTCGCGCTGACGTACGAACTGGCGGAGTTCGAAAGCCTCACACACGTGTTTGTCGCGACCGAAGACGGTCTGCGCGACGCGCTGTTCGGCACGCGGCCGTCGATCGAAGCGTTGGTCGCGGAACAGGAAGGGCGCATCGTCGGCTATGCGCTGTTCTTCCACAATTATTCGAGTTTTGTCGGCACGCGCGGACTGTATCTGGAAGACGTCTACGTGCAGCCGAGCCGGCGCGGCAGCGGACTGGGCAGTGCTTTACTGCAGCGCCTCGCGGCGTTGGCGGTGGAGCGCCAATGCGGACGCTTCGAGTGGACCGTGCTGGACTGGAATCAGCCGGCCATCAACTTCTACGAAAAGATGGGCGCAACCGTGATGCCGGATTGGCGCGTAGTGCGTCTGACAGGCGACGCGCTAGCAAAGCTGGCTGCGGGCACGGGCGCCTGAGTGGCGCGCGCCCCACGTTCCGCCCTATTCACCCAATTGCTCGTCAGGCTCCACGCCAGATAGCGCATCGCCGAGCAAGCCGCTCGCCGCTTCGCCCGGCAACGCTTCGACATCGCGCAGCTTGCGGTTCATCACCCGCGTGCGCGTTTCGGCGGCTTCGATTGAACGCGTAACGGTTTCCAGTTGCGCCTTGGTCTTGGCCAGCACGTCGCCGAATTTGCCGAACTCCGTTTTCACCGCGCCAAGCACCTGCCACACCTCGCTCGAGCGCTTCTCGATCGCGAGCGTGCGGAAACCCATCTGCAAACTATTGAGCAACGCGGTCAGCGTAGTCGGACCGGCGATCGTCACGCGATAGTCGCGTTGCAGCATGTCGGTGAGACCCGGCCGACGCAGCACTTCCGCGTAGAGCCCTTCGGTCGGCAGGAACAGCAGCGCGAAGTCGGTGGTATGCGGCGGCGCCACGTACTTCTCCGCGATTGTGCGAGCCTCGGCGCGAATCCGCGCTTCCAGCGCGCGCGACGCTTCTTCCACCGCGACCGGATCGGCGCGCTCCTGCGCTTCGATCAAGCGCTCGTAATCTTCGCGCGGGAATTTGGCGTCGATCGGCAGCCATACGGGCGTGGCCGTGCTGCCTTGCTCCGCGCGACCCGGCAGCTTGATCGCGAATTCGACGCGCTCGGTGCTCTTCGGCACCGTCGCGACGTTCTTCGCGTATTGATCGGCGGTGAGCAGTTGGTCGAGCAACGCTTCCAGTTGCACTTCGCCCCATGTGCCGCGCGTCTTGACGTTGGTGAGCACCTTCTTCAGATCGCCGACACCGGCCGCCAATGTCTGCATCTCGCCCAATCCGCGATGCACCTGTTCGAGCCGGTCGGACACCAGCTTGAACGACTCGCCGAGGCGTTGTTCGAGCGTGGCGTGCAGCTTTTCGTCGACGGTGCGGCGCATTTCCTCGAGCTTGGCCGAGTTATTCGCCTCGATGTCCTTGAGCCGCTGCTCGATGGTCGCGCGCACTTCGGTGAAGCGGCGATCGTTCGCTTCGGTCAGTTGCCCCAGTTGCAGGCTCAGCGTATCGCCGAACTGCTTGAGCGAACGACCCTGCTCGTCACGCGCCTGCTGCGCCTGCTGCTGCAAGCTGTGACGCACGGCGTCGAGCTGCTGCGCGAAACCGTCGATCTTGCCGCCCTGCACCGTGGTCATGCTGCTGAACTGCGCCGCGAGCGTCTGCTGAAAATGCGCGAAGCCGCTGCTCTGCTCGGTGCGCGACACGCGCGCCGTCTCGGCGATGTCATTGCGCAGTTGCCGCTCGAGGCGTTCATACGCATGGGCTTGCGCGTCGGCCGCCGCGTCGATGCGCTCGTTGACCAGTTCGAACGGCTCGCTGTCCTCCGCGCGGCCGGAGCCGCGCAGCAACACGGCCAACGCGATAAGCAAGGCGACCGCCAGCACCGCGACGGCCGCCACCAGAATCAGGGTCATGAACGCGCCCGGCCGATGACCTCGGGGTTGATCGGATTCGGCGGACGACCGGCGCGCGGTCCTTCGCCCAACGCGGCAATCAGGTTATCTGCGGCGAGGTTCGCCATGGCGCGGCGCGTGGCTTCGGTCGCGCTGGCAATGTGCGGCGTCAGCACGATATTCGGCACGGTGAGCAGATCCGGATTGAGCTTCGGCTCGCCTTCGAACACGTCCAGCCCCGCGGCGGCGATCTGCTTCGAGCGCAGCGCGTGGACCAGCGCGGCGTCGTCGACAATACCGCCGCGCGCGATATTGGTCAGCGTCGCGCTCGGTTTCATCAAGGCGAATTCGGCGGCGCCGATCGTGTGGTGGTTTTCCTTGGTGTACGGCAAGACCAGCACGACATGATCGGCACGCCGCAACAGGTCCTGCTTCGACACGTATTCGGCGTTCAGTTCGGCTTCGATCTCCGGCGCGACACGCGAGCGGTTGTGATAAATCACCTGCATATTGAAACCCTTCGCGCGACGCGCCAGCGCCTGGCCGATCCGGCCCATGCCGAGTACGCCGAGCGTCGAGCCATACAGGTCGCTGCCGAGAAAACCGTCGTACGCCCACTTCTGCCATTGACCCGCGCGCAACCAATGCTCCGATTCAGCGAGACGGCGCGCGGCCGCCATCATCAGCGCCCAGCCGAAGTCCGCGGTCGACTCGTTCAGCACGTCCGGCGTATTGGTGGCGAGCACGTTCGACGCATTGAACGCGGCCATGTCGAAGTTGTTGTAACCCACGGCCATGTTCGACACCACGCGCAAACGCGGCGCCGCCGCGAGGGCGGCCACGCCGACCGGATCGCCCGCGGTCAGCGCGCCGTCTTTGTCCGCCAGACGACGCGTCAGGTCGTCGGCGGCCATGACCTCGCCCTGATTCCAGTCGACGTCGAAATACTGTTTGAGCCGTTCGATCACATCGGGAAAAATCGGACGGGCGACGAGGATCTTTTGCATTGCCATTCTCCGTATAGCGCGTCGAGCTGGTTTGCCTCGGCGATAAAGGTCGGTTCGGGTCGGGTTGGTTCGAAACTGTGCGTTAAAAGAACAGCCAGCCGGTCACGAGAAACAGCGGCAGTAACACCGTGCAAGACCAGCCGAGATATGCGAAGAAACTCGGCATACGCACGCCGCGCGATTCCGCGATCGCTTTCACCATGAAGTTCGGCGCATTGCCGATATACGTATTCGCGCCCATGAACACCGCGCCTGCCGAGATGGCGGCGAGCGTGGTGGCCCCGGTGGTCATCAGGGTCTGCGCGTCGCCGCCGGCCAGATTGAAGAACACGAGATAGGTCGGCGCATTGTCGAGAAACGACGACAGCAGGCCGGTGGCCCAGAAGTACATCGCGTCGTGCGGCTGGCCCGACGCGTGGTTGACCAGATCGACGATGCCCGCGAACGCGCCCTCGCGGCCGGCGCGCAGGATCGTGATGACCGGCGCGATCGTCACGAAGATGCCGGCGAACAGCTTGGCCACTTCTTCGATCGGCGCCCAGTTGAAATCGTTGCCGGCGCGCGCCGTGCGCGGCGTCAACACCAGCGAGAGCAACGTCACGCCGATCAGCGCGAGATCGCGCACGGCGTTCTGCAACGCCACGTGCGTACCGAACACGTCGAACTCGATGCCCGGCTTCCACAACCCGCTCATCAACACCAAGCCGATTACCGCGCCGAGCAGCAGAAAATTGATCTTGCCGTCGATACCGAGCGACGGCGAGTCCGGCGTCGGATCGAGAAAGCGCGAACGCTCTTCTTCGCGCCGATGAAAGTAATACGAGTCCAACGCGTAGAACCCGCCGAGCAGCACCGCACAGACAAACAGCATGGGCAGCGCGAGATGCGTGGTG is drawn from Burkholderia sp. 9120 and contains these coding sequences:
- a CDS encoding GNAT family N-acetyltransferase, which produces MPAAIRAATPADTSAIFALTYELAEFESLTHVFVATEDGLRDALFGTRPSIEALVAEQEGRIVGYALFFHNYSSFVGTRGLYLEDVYVQPSRRGSGLGSALLQRLAALAVERQCGRFEWTVLDWNQPAINFYEKMGATVMPDWRVVRLTGDALAKLAAGTGA
- the rmuC gene encoding DNA recombination protein RmuC — its product is MTLILVAAVAVLAVALLIALAVLLRGSGRAEDSEPFELVNERIDAAADAQAHAYERLERQLRNDIAETARVSRTEQSSGFAHFQQTLAAQFSSMTTVQGGKIDGFAQQLDAVRHSLQQQAQQARDEQGRSLKQFGDTLSLQLGQLTEANDRRFTEVRATIEQRLKDIEANNSAKLEEMRRTVDEKLHATLEQRLGESFKLVSDRLEQVHRGLGEMQTLAAGVGDLKKVLTNVKTRGTWGEVQLEALLDQLLTADQYAKNVATVPKSTERVEFAIKLPGRAEQGSTATPVWLPIDAKFPREDYERLIEAQERADPVAVEEASRALEARIRAEARTIAEKYVAPPHTTDFALLFLPTEGLYAEVLRRPGLTDMLQRDYRVTIAGPTTLTALLNSLQMGFRTLAIEKRSSEVWQVLGAVKTEFGKFGDVLAKTKAQLETVTRSIEAAETRTRVMNRKLRDVEALPGEAASGLLGDALSGVEPDEQLGE
- a CDS encoding D-glycerate dehydrogenase, producing the protein MQKILVARPIFPDVIERLKQYFDVDWNQGEVMAADDLTRRLADKDGALTAGDPVGVAALAAAPRLRVVSNMAVGYNNFDMAAFNASNVLATNTPDVLNESTADFGWALMMAAARRLAESEHWLRAGQWQKWAYDGFLGSDLYGSTLGVLGMGRIGQALARRAKGFNMQVIYHNRSRVAPEIEAELNAEYVSKQDLLRRADHVVLVLPYTKENHHTIGAAEFALMKPSATLTNIARGGIVDDAALVHALRSKQIAAAGLDVFEGEPKLNPDLLTVPNIVLTPHIASATEATRRAMANLAADNLIAALGEGPRAGRPPNPINPEVIGRARS
- a CDS encoding sodium:proton antiporter, encoding MKGHAGWASMALAIVASTLAGWSQPAAAATLDGATLSALWGLPFAGVLLSIAVFPLVAPAFWHHHFGKIAAAWALLFLVPFALTFGTGVAFGALVHALLEEYIPFIVLLTALYTVAGGICVRGNLHGTPRLNTGILALGTLLASIMGTTGAAMLLIRPLLRANDNRKHVVHVVVFFIFLVANAGGSLSPLGDPPLFLGFLQGVSFFWTTTHLALPMLFVCAVLLGGFYALDSYYFHRREEERSRFLDPTPDSPSLGIDGKINFLLLGAVIGLVLMSGLWKPGIEFDVFGTHVALQNAVRDLALIGVTLLSLVLTPRTARAGNDFNWAPIEEVAKLFAGIFVTIAPVITILRAGREGAFAGIVDLVNHASGQPHDAMYFWATGLLSSFLDNAPTYLVFFNLAGGDAQTLMTTGATTLAAISAGAVFMGANTYIGNAPNFMVKAIAESRGVRMPSFFAYLGWSCTVLLPLFLVTGWLFF